A single region of the Salmo salar chromosome ssa16, Ssal_v3.1, whole genome shotgun sequence genome encodes:
- the LOC106573462 gene encoding uncharacterized protein, translating to MATPVPQRLLATLEKLDKATFETFQWNLMEETLEGFNPMSIANLEDASRHKTVSKMVQAYKKEGAMKITQKILENMGIIDLADKLKTDVEKDQAATPQSSQDQSAVMETKQYGAQFVDDNMEKLVQRITMVMPIADGLYQKKMIHDEDYYEITAAQTSMSKMRKLYVALKPGGAVAKSAFYKILLEQQSLLVEELGGVSQK from the exons ATGGCCacacccgttccacagcggctgCTGGCTACCCTAGAGAAACTAGACAAGGCTACATTTGAGACCTTCCAGTGGAACCTGATGGAGGAAACACTCGAAGGCTTCAATCCCATGTCAATCGCCAATCTAGAGGATGCTAGCAGGCACAAGACAGTGAGTAAGATGGTGCAGGCCTATAAGAAAGAAGGTGCTATGAAAATCACCCAGAAGATCCTGGAGAACATGGGAATAATTGATTTAGCAGATAAGTTAAAGACAGATGTCGAAAAAG aTCAAGCTGCTACTCCCCAGTCTAGCCAGGATCAATCTGCAGTCATGGAGACAAAGCAGTATG GTGCCCAATTTGTGGATGATAACATGGAAAAACTTGTTCAAAGGATTACCATGGTGATGCCAATAGCAGATGGCCTATACCAGAAGAAAATGATCCATGATGAGGATTACTATGAAATCACTGCGGCCCAAACCAGTATGTCAAAGATGAGAAAGCTGTATGTGGCCCTGAAACCAGGAGGAGCGGTGGCTAAATCAGCCTTTTACAAAATTCTACTGGAACAACAATCTCTTCTAGTCGAAGAACTGG GTGGGGTTAGCCAGAAATGA